In Gallus gallus isolate bGalGal1 chromosome 8, bGalGal1.mat.broiler.GRCg7b, whole genome shotgun sequence, one DNA window encodes the following:
- the RGS16 gene encoding regulator of G-protein signaling 16 precursor produces the protein MSCWMPRCPALSMCRGLAALPIACLERAKELKTRLGILLHKPELRHGIGAAGKLQLGSRRRDSSREVLEWRESFDQLLKSKNGVTAFHTFLKTEFSEENLDFWLACEDFKKTRSKTKLASKANRIFEEFVQSEAPREVNIDHETREITRKNLTGATSACFNEAQAKTRTLMEKDSYPRFLKSASYQDMTKQATSRSINKRLHT, from the exons ATGAGTTGCTGGATGCCTCGGTGCCCAGCTCTCAGCATGTGCCGAGGATTGGCTGCGCTTCCCATCGCTTGCCTGGAGAG AGCCAAAGAACTCAAGACCCGCTTGGGGATCCTGCTGCATAAACCGGAGCTGAGACACGGCATCGGGGCAGCAGGCAAGCTGCAGCTGGGCTCCAGGAGGAG AGACTCCTCACGAGAGGTGCTTGAGTGGAGGGAATCCTTCGACCAGCTCCTCAAGAGTAAAA ATGGGGTGACCGCCTTCCACACCTTCCTGAAGACTGAGTTCAGCGAGGAGAACTTGGACTTCTGGCTGGCCTGCGAGGACTTCAAGAAGACCCGCTCCAAAACCAAGCTGGCCTCCAAAGCCAACAGGATCTTCGAGGAGTTTGTCCAAAGCGAGGCACCCAGAGAG GTCAACATTGACCACGAAACCAGGGAGATCACCAGGAAGAACCTGACGGGAGCCACCTCCGCTTGCTTCAATGAGGCGCAGGCGAAGACCCGCACCCTGATGGAGAAGGACTCCTACCCCCGCTTCCTGAAGTCAGCCTCCTACCAGGACATGACCAAGcaggccaccagccgcagcATCAACAAGCGTTTGCACACCTGA
- the RGS16 gene encoding regulator of G-protein signaling 16 isoform X2 yields MGAKELKTRLGILLHKPELRHGIGAAGKLQLGSRRRDSSREVLEWRESFDQLLKSKNGVTAFHTFLKTEFSEENLDFWLACEDFKKTRSKTKLASKANRIFEEFVQSEAPREVNIDHETREITRKNLTGATSACFNEAQAKTRTLMEKDSYPRFLKSASYQDMTKQATSRSINKRLHT; encoded by the exons ATGGG AGCCAAAGAACTCAAGACCCGCTTGGGGATCCTGCTGCATAAACCGGAGCTGAGACACGGCATCGGGGCAGCAGGCAAGCTGCAGCTGGGCTCCAGGAGGAG AGACTCCTCACGAGAGGTGCTTGAGTGGAGGGAATCCTTCGACCAGCTCCTCAAGAGTAAAA ATGGGGTGACCGCCTTCCACACCTTCCTGAAGACTGAGTTCAGCGAGGAGAACTTGGACTTCTGGCTGGCCTGCGAGGACTTCAAGAAGACCCGCTCCAAAACCAAGCTGGCCTCCAAAGCCAACAGGATCTTCGAGGAGTTTGTCCAAAGCGAGGCACCCAGAGAG GTCAACATTGACCACGAAACCAGGGAGATCACCAGGAAGAACCTGACGGGAGCCACCTCCGCTTGCTTCAATGAGGCGCAGGCGAAGACCCGCACCCTGATGGAGAAGGACTCCTACCCCCGCTTCCTGAAGTCAGCCTCCTACCAGGACATGACCAAGcaggccaccagccgcagcATCAACAAGCGTTTGCACACCTGA
- the RGS16 gene encoding regulator of G-protein signaling 16 isoform X1, which translates to MQRGLCWAATGEKGSAEHPLEKTAQPKLHQMELRSGEPSGNVKERGKEKGKRAHRDSSREVLEWRESFDQLLKSKNGVTAFHTFLKTEFSEENLDFWLACEDFKKTRSKTKLASKANRIFEEFVQSEAPREVNIDHETREITRKNLTGATSACFNEAQAKTRTLMEKDSYPRFLKSASYQDMTKQATSRSINKRLHT; encoded by the exons ATGCAGAgggggctctgctgggctgctaCTGGGGAAAAGGGCTCCGCTGAGCATCCTCTAGAGAAGACTGCCCAGCCAAAGCTCCATCAGATGGAGCTGAGGTCTGGTGAGCCATCAGGGAACGttaaagaaaggggaaaagagaaaggaaagagggcTCACAG AGACTCCTCACGAGAGGTGCTTGAGTGGAGGGAATCCTTCGACCAGCTCCTCAAGAGTAAAA ATGGGGTGACCGCCTTCCACACCTTCCTGAAGACTGAGTTCAGCGAGGAGAACTTGGACTTCTGGCTGGCCTGCGAGGACTTCAAGAAGACCCGCTCCAAAACCAAGCTGGCCTCCAAAGCCAACAGGATCTTCGAGGAGTTTGTCCAAAGCGAGGCACCCAGAGAG GTCAACATTGACCACGAAACCAGGGAGATCACCAGGAAGAACCTGACGGGAGCCACCTCCGCTTGCTTCAATGAGGCGCAGGCGAAGACCCGCACCCTGATGGAGAAGGACTCCTACCCCCGCTTCCTGAAGTCAGCCTCCTACCAGGACATGACCAAGcaggccaccagccgcagcATCAACAAGCGTTTGCACACCTGA
- the RNASEL gene encoding 2-5A-dependent ribonuclease, translating to MEPGAHGQQEASTTSSMQRAESIASELNDALRYGQREKVLELLENGADVNSKVEFGWTPLHSAVQSGDKEMVQLLLDKGACPHARKDNGGTVFIEAAMVGNVEILELLFGCGFNINDSDNNGFTAFMEAAWYGKEEALRFLHSKGADVNMRRNASEEKKKLNKGGKAALMDACWGGHFSVVKTLIQEMGADVNICDNEGRNALIHALKDYQRGKSESDVFEIGRFLLDHGIDVNCKDEAGRTALILAVQRKNTSLVKALLDREDINIDDADEDGQTALMVAVEKNAYDIAEMLCKKGARADTGKLIAVANRNRASEMACLLLKYNTEFVPTQRDNWEPKSKRWRHQLQSLHKMYRPMIGKLKVFQCVSQRIQSASQGDIYLGLYDGMEVAVWIHRRAEGVKEKTFLDQCGSCEHLLKLFQSEQEKGCMYLCFTLWEKNLEEHLQDPEDQKDYKGILKMIFQAVRELHSLGFAHQALHPKNFLIDLGGKIYLADFDNTRKLTEGKTELINKDLENLSKLMLYVLTGGKKPLNEVSTEDMAAVSMDHEEALDLIDSLASHDERGLEGLSEHPYFWSKQRKFNTLKNIWNKIKDLTDDDKKDAYNTLNAGEPIPYPNWTKQIDPEILCIMSNSSVGKKFIYTKKITDLLRLIRNLDEHPNKRISEITGDYAEYFLKLFPKLTIYVYNRLRQHPRYSHFIDIQDPSP from the exons ATGGAGCCTGGAGCCCACGGTCAGCAGGAGGCATCTACCACGTCTAGCAtgcagagagcagaaagcaTTGCCTCTGAGTTAAATGATGCCTTGCGATATGGCCAGAGGGAAaaggtgctggagctgctggagaatgGGGCAGATGTGAACTCCAAAGTAGAATTTGGATGGACGCCGCTTCACAGTGCTGTGCAATCTGGTGACAAGGAGATGGTCCAACTCTTGCTGGACAAAGGTGCGTGCCCACACGCCAGGAAGGATAATGGTGGCACTGTGTTTATTGAGGCAGCCATGGTGGGAAACGTGGAAATCCTGGAGCTCCTTTTTGGTTGTGGGTTTAACATTAATGACAGTGACAATAATGGATTCACTGCTTTCATGGAAGCTGCTTGGTATGGGAAGGAGGAAGCCTTGCGGTTCCTGCATAGCAAAGGTGCAGACGTGAATATGAGAAGGAATGCCAGTgaggagaagaagaaactgaacAAGGGAGGGAAGGCTGCACTGATGGATGCCTGCTGGGGAGGCCACTTCTCAGTGGTAAAAACTCTTATCCAGGAGATGGGGGCTGATGTGAACATTTGTGACAATGAAGGTAGGAATGCCTTGATCCATGCCCTCAAAGATTatcaaaggggaaaaagtgaGTCGGATGTCTTTGAAATAGGCCGTTTCCTGCTGGACCATGGTATTGATGTCAACTGCAAAGATGAAGCTGGCAGAACTGCCCTCATTCTAGCTGTGCAAAGGAAGAATACAAGTTTGGTGAAAGCTCTGTTGGACAGGGAGGACATAAATATTGATGACGCGGATGAGGATGGCCAAACAGCTCTGATGGTGGCTGTAGAGAAAAACGCTTATGATATAGCAGAGATGCTGTGTAAAAAAGGTGCAAGGGCTGACACTGGGAAACTTATTGCTGTTGCAAATAGGAACCGTGCTAGTGAAATGGCATGCCTCCTTCTGAAGTATAACACCGAGTTTGTTCCAACACAACGTGACAACTGGGAGCCAAAGAGCAAACGTTGGAGGCACCAGCTGCAAAGTCTTCATAAAATGTATCGCCCCATGATTGGCAAATTAAAGGTGTTTCAGTGCGTCTCTCAGAGAATTCAGAGCGCTTCCCAGGGTGACATCTACCTTGGGCTCTACGATGGGATGGAGGTGGCAGTATGGATACACCGCCGTGCAGAAGGCGTCAAGGAGAAAACATTCCTTGACCAATGTGGGAGCTGCGAACATCTACTGAAGCTCTTCCAATCTGAGCAAGAAAAGGGCTGCATGTATTTGTGCTTCactctctgggagaaaaaccTCGAGGAGCATCTGCAGGACCCAGAAGACCAAAAGGATTACAAAGGCATCCTGAAGATGATCTTCCAGGCAGTGAGAGAGCTGCACTCACTTGGGTTTGCTCACCAGGCTCTGCATCCCAAGAACTTCCTGAtag ATTTAGGTGGCAAAATTTACTTGGCGGATTTTGATAACACCAGAAAGCTGACTGAAGGCAAAACAGAACTTATCAACAAAGACTTAGAG AACCTCAGCAAGCTCATGCTGTATGTTTTAACCGGGGGTAAGAAGCCCCTTAATGAAGTCAGTACTGAGGATATggctgcagtttccatggatCATGAGGAGGCTTTGGACCTTATTGATAGCCTGGCCTCTCATGATGAACGGGGCTTGGAAGGTCTGAGCGAGCACCCTTATTTCTGGAGCAAGCAGAG GAAGTTCAACACCCTGAAGAATATATGGAATAAAATCAAAGATCTGACTGATGATGATAAAAAGGATGCTTATAACACTCTTAATGCTGGAGAACCTATTCCTTACCCAAACTGGACTAAGCAG ATTGATCCAGAGATTCTGTGCATCATGAGTAATTCCAGTGTTGGGAAAAAATTCATCTACACAAAAAAGATCACAGACCTACTGAGGCTCATCAGAAATCTGGATGAACACCCTAATAAGAG gATCAGTGAAATAACAGGAGACTATGCTGAGTATTTCCTGAAGCTCTTTCCAAAACTGACCATTTATGTCTACAACCGTTTACGCCAGCATCCCAGATACAGTCACTTCATAGACATTCAGGACCCTTCTCCATAG